From Aegilops tauschii subsp. strangulata cultivar AL8/78 chromosome 5, Aet v6.0, whole genome shotgun sequence:
CCCACAAAGAAAATGGGCCTCACGCCCCgggcctgccccccccccccccggcctgGGGCCTAGATCCGCCACTACATGTGACCTACTTGCGATATACATATATATCATCACCTGACCTAGGTCCTTTTTTTCTACTTTTATCCGCATCAGCATCACTTGCCGAGCACGACTCATATATATCCTTAGGCAACCGTCAACCTGAATTTTCACCTACACTTATCCCATGATTATTTGGTCTATCTACTATGGGCCATGGTTCAAATTGCCACCTTTCTGAGCATCAATTTGTCAACATCCTAACTATTGTCAACATCCTAACCAGGCTCTTCTTCCGAGGCAAGCCTGGCGACTTATTGCATATCCGGATAGTTTGTGCGCGAGAGTACTTAAGGCAAATTATTATCATGGAGCTGACCTGCTTGACACAGCGCTTATTCATAATGCATCGCCGGGTTGGCAGGGCACCATGCATGGTTTGGAACTCCTCAAGAAAGGATGCGTGTGGCGCATCTGCAATGGAAAAAGTGTTCGCATCTGGAGAGACAATTGAATCCCGAGGGGAGACATGAAAATTAATGTAAACCCAACAAACTCCCGAACCCGGTGGGTTGCAGATCTCATTGACCAAGAATCCCATTCTTGGAAGGAGGACAACATCAGGCATATAATTACACAACAAGATGCTAATGATATTTTGAGCATTCGACTCCCAAACtatgatgaagatgattataTTGCTCGGCAGCTAGAAAAGAATGGAATTTTCACTGTCTGTATTGCGTACATGCTAGCCATGGATGAGAAGAATTCTGAATTGGATTCAGCCATAATATTTCAGGGGACCGCACTACTTGGGATACTATTTGGAAAACAAATGTGCCCTAAAAAGTGCGTACTTTTACTTGGAGACTAGCAACTGAATCCCTTGCGGTTCAAACAAATAGATTTTGACGTATGCCAGGCCTCACTCCAATTTATAACTTTTGTGGTGTTGATGACGAAACGGGCTTTCATGATGTACACCGATGTACATTTGCAAGGGCCCTTTGGCATGAACTGAAGGATGTCTGGAACCTCCGCCCTAAACACGAAATAAACTACACATGAAAGGATTGGGTTCTTATGTCCTGCTAGATAACGTGAGTGAAGTCCTAAGACAAAAATGTATGTTTTTTTGGTGGCGTGTTTGGCACCATAGAAATGACACGATATTCCCAAAAGGTAAAGCAAAAATTTCTCATTCTGCTAGATTTTTGCAAAACTACCTTGTAAACCTACGCATGATTGAGACCGGAAATTCAGAGATCAATCGTAAAGGGAAATGCCCTATGATTAAACTGCCAAGATTGGAGCAACAAGATACTACTAAGAAAAAGGATTGGCAAAAGCCTAACCTAGGGTGGGCCAAGGTCAATTTTGATGGAAGTTTCTTGGAGGAGAGTAGCAGTGGCAAAGGTTCGAGATCATCATTGAAGAATTATTTTGTCTAACTGGGACTATATACCGCGATGCAAAGGAGCTAATTTCGCGGAAGCTACTGCTTGTCTTGAACGACTACGAAAAGCGATGTGGTTTACTGACCTCCATTTAGTTGTCGAGATAGACAACAACTCGGTGGCAAAGGTTCTCAACCCCTCATGTGTAGATAGATAGGAAATTGGAGTGATTGCGAAGAAATTTCATGCCAACAAGCATGAAAACAGAGAAGTTAAAATTTGTAAAGTACATAGGAAGTTCAATAGTTTAGCCCATAGTCTTGCCCAGTTTAGGCGTAGAGAGTTGCGTGGTGGTGTTATGCAAGGGGCGGTGCCAACCTGCATATTGAGCGTGGCCTTGCAAGATTGTAAGAACAATAATGTTTCCTCTTTTAATTAATACAACTCTTCATTAAAATAAGTCCTAACTATTGTACTAGGAAGGAAGGACCGAGATCATATATTTCATGGAGGAGGTACTCCCTCAATCCGGAAATACTTTTCGCTCAAACGGATATATCTAGCACTTCCGTTTGagcgacaagtatttccggatggAAGTAGTACAAGATAACCTATCTAAACCACAAAGGCTAGAGTGGAGCGGAGAAATCAGAGGAAGGCAGAGGGAGCGGGGGGTCTCCCTCCAATTGTATGTGGACCTGAGGTGTACAGAGATCAAAAGGTACTATGAAACTGATCTTGCTCAATATGACCATAGAGAACAGCGCAGAGGTCAGGCAGAGAACTATGTTCTTGCCGCTTTCTTGTCTTGTTTTTCTTAAATCTAGAAATTTCTTATATTTATTGTTCTTGTTCCCTATTTTATTAAAAATATTTTTGGACACTTTTATGTGGCCGTTGATAGAATATGAATTTGTCGAATCGGCATATGTTTATTTCCTCTCGTGTTTTTTCTACATTGGGGTTTTTTGACTAAAAAAGAATTTCTTGAATTTGCGTTGGTGCCTTGTTTTATTTATACATAGATATTTTGTCATGAAAAAAACATGAGATGTTAATGTTTTTGTTTGCAACaacatttatttattttttgctaCACTTTGTTTTatatttgttttgtttttaatatGTTATATTTCTATTTTGTCTAGGTACCGGGTGTAGCAGGAGTCCACATGCGTAGGAATGAGAGTTTACAAACACCAGTGAATATAGATTTCCAACATCATATCTTTATTTTGAGCAAACACAGTGGGGAAAATCCCCACTGTTCTCTTTTTCATTAATATATGAGACATTTATAGATGGCTATACACATGTATTGCTAGAGTTATTACAAATAATTAGTTCACAGTGTGTGTAGCCAGGCTTGAATTCCCTCCTTGAGACGAGGTTTGGTTTTTTTAATGATGGTGTTATATTGCACTTTGAAGCATAATAGACGGTCCTCTATGTCCTTGACTTTGTTATAAAAATGATGGCATTCCTATAGTTCCAGATACTCCAACATCCAGTAATTAAACATTCTTTGAACCCTGTAATGGAATATCTAGTTTTGCCCTCCATCACTATATCTATGGTGTCCAGATCTGTTTTTCCATTCTATCCGTAGTCCCATCCAGAAGTTCCGAGTGAATCTAACATCATATATCTAGCAAAACATGTCTCATACTTGAGAGCGATTTGTATTAAACATTTATACTTTTTGTAGTCCATTATGGTGTTAAACATTTATATACCTTTTTACAATCCATTATGGTGCTAAGTCATCAGTATATAACTATTTATATAATATTTATCCTACAATTAATATTAATATTACATAAAAATTATTGTTTCCAACAACATGATCCATGTAGATGTTTTAATTATTTCGATTGAGGAGTATATTATATTTTAGAACCATATTACTTTCAAAATATGTAAATCAGACTCGTCAATGGAATAATTTGTGCCAGTTATGTGTACCATAATACATCCACATATGCTTTTTTTCCATTTAATATCTTTAAATACCTCTCTGAAAATAGTATCGTTAAATACCACTAAGAGGGTTCTACAATGTACGAGGGTAATAGATATGGTAACAaagatatatactccctccgtaaataaatataagagtgtttgcatcactaaacactcttatatttctttcaAGGGGAGTACAATACAATTGTTTAGCTTAATCATAATTAATCAGAGTGACTATTCTGCATTCAGCCTCATCTTCACCTGGGCGTGAACagtaaattaaaaaaaatcatgctGTTTTGACATCTGATGAGGTTGTGCCAAAACAAATCAAGTTGggtgaaaaactttgaaaaagaAGAACAATTTTGGTACGAGCTCTTTAGATGTCCAAGAAGCACAAAAACTTTGCATGCACCTTGCCCACATGAGCATTCATAAAATTTTAGATGTTTTTAAGTTTTTTAGTCGAAGAGCCATAGGCCAAACTTTATTAGATAGGGGACAAGAGGTACAAACAGGTTAACAGTTCTATGCACACTAGAACTGGAAAAACAAAGGCTGTCCCCAGATACAGAGAacagaacacacacacacaccagcaGATCGCCACACGGCGATGTCCTCACGCACCAGATCGAAGACTATCGGCGTTGTTGGCCATGTGGTCAAACACCCTGGAGTTCTTCTCCTTCCATAACCTCCAGTGCATCAAGATCGCAATTGTATGAAAGTTGCGGCGCATAGGCTTGGGAATGCCCGCCCTTGCCTGAAGCCACCATCCCTCTATGCAGCCATGTTGATCATCATGCACGACAAAATCCGCCCCGGTCCAAAACTTAAGAAACCTCCAGACTTGTTGCGTGAACCAGTGGTGTATAAATAGGTGTGTGCAGTCTTCTGGTTCAGAGAAGTAGAGTGGGCAAGAAATACTAGCTGGGTAACCCCTACGTAGAAGGTTATCCGATGTAAGAAACTTGCGGTGAACAACCAGCCACATGAAAAATTTGCACCGTGGTGGCGCCTTGGATCCCTAGATCGTCTTGTTACAAGCAAAGTGCACATTGGCCATGAAGAGCATCTTGTAAGCACTGCCAACCGAGAACTCATTGTCATTAGTGATCTTTCAAACCAGACGGTCCGAGAGCCCGGCAGAAGATTAGTAGCCTGAGTGGTGTCCCAGACGAACAAGTACTAAGATCGCCTACACGGAGACACCACCTGAGATGTCCCTAATCCAAGCTTGGTTCAGCAGAGCCTCACGAACGGAGCAGCCGGAGTCCTTGACAAAAGAGAACAGCTCTGGCGCCATGTTAGCGATTGAACGGCCATCCGGTAGCCAATTATCAGTCCAGAATGAAGCACTATCTCCCAACGTTATTGCAGAAGCTGCATTGAACATGGCCCTGACCTCCTTCTTTGTGCTATCGGCTAGCAAGTGCCCCGGCCTAGCATTCTCGTCCCATTGCATCCATGGCCATTTACAACGCACTGCCCATCCAAACCATCTCAAGTTAAGCACACCAAGCCCACCATACTCTTTGGGAGCGCAAACTTGTGCCCACAGGAGTAAGCAGTGCCCACCACTGATCACTTCCTCCCCCTTCTAGATGAACCCTCGACATCTTCTGTTGATGATTTTAATGGCCCAAGCCGGGAAAGGCAACACTGCCATGAAATGGATCGACAGTGCCATGAGCCGGAGTTCGTAAGCGCTCAATCGACCCACCGCCGACAGCAATTTGGGTTTCCAGCCCTTCATCTTGTTCGAGTACTTGTCCACAAGAGGCATAATATCCCGACGTCTCAGCCTGAAAACAGATAGGGGCAAACCCAGATATTTGAACTTACTATTCACCAGGTGTAGATTTGCGTGGGAACCATTTTGAATTATTGATAATTAATAGAAAATCTATAAAAAATAGAAGTAAGGACTATAGATATCCTAACAAAGATCATTTTCATGTAGAGGCATAGGCACACATCCttttcaaaaaaatagaaaatccTAGAGTACACTAAAGAACAAGACCATTAATAAATGTTTGAAGTCCCACATGACGTCCATGCCCCGTGGAGATGTCACCGAACCCACGGATGGCCAACAAGTTAGGCTCAATCCTCGTTCATTTGTTTGGTGCGGTGTGTATGGTTGAGTTTTTTCTTAACCAGGTGAGCAAATCTCCTCGTATTAGCCGTCTGAAACACATATATCCTATATTTACtgacaaacacatatcttttCTATAACTGGCTTAATTTAAAGACAAACACATATCTTTTCTATAACTGGCTTAATTTAAAGATGTAAACAACAACTAAGCTATACCAAATGTAGGAAATTAAGCACTTGCATACCTACACAACTTTTGCAACGCGTCTCTCGGGTGGTGGTAGGTACCTTTAGCTTAGAGGAAGAAGGTTCTTCTCCCCCTCCAAGCCGTGGCCGACTATGTTAGAGAGGAGGATGTCTGGTTGCACGGTCCCTAGAGAGTAGAGAGTGGATGATCGATAAATACTAAACGAGTAAAATAATATTTGGACCGCATATTACTTTGCTCAGTCTAGTTTATAAACTCGACTCACAGTACCCGAATACCAAAAAAGGTAGACCTACAATCAATTACAAGAATTCTACAGACCTTCAAGGATACTAAACCTCTCATTTCGGGGGGCgtgtggaggggggcacttcCCCAACTCAAATCCAACCAGAAATTGCCATGTCAGATTGTTTTCTAATCAGTCTGTAAAAAGCTCGTAAGCCTTCCGTATGTGTAGCATTACTCCCTGAATGAATGCCCTTCATTGAGGGTGGTTTGCATACGGCTCACCGATTCCCTACCCCTACATGTTCCGTCGACCTCCTTGACCTGCCATGTCGTCATCCGTCATGGCATTCCATCCAGCACCCCCCTAGAAAAATAGGACTCCTAAAATTATGGACTGAGTCTGTCAATCAACATCCTAAATAAATACTGTACAACAAGTTTTATCAACCAACAAAAATCCTAGATAGTATACTAGGAAGCAAGGACAGAGTGGAGTTGGACACCTGGACCATTATACATGGAGGGGGTACAAGATAAACCACAGAAACACAAGGGCAGAGTGAGAGTGGATTGGAGAAAGCAGAGGAGAGGAAGGCAGGGGAGCGCGGGATCTCCCTGCACCCGGCGCCACACAAACTCCCGTCCCACCATATCTCCTCTACTGCCACAACTTCTCTTCGCTTAACGTTTGCCTCCCACCGGACCGGATCCAGGGAACGAACATGGCCGCCGAGGTGGTGGCGCTCTCGCCGGCGTCCCGCCTGCCGTCCCTCTCCTCcaggcccgccgcctcctcctcctcccgcgcccATCGCGCTGCCCGCTCTGCCCGGTCACCGCCGGCGCTCGCCGTAACGACGTTCGCGTTGGGCCGCCGCCGCCAAGCACTGCTGCTCCTCCGGCCCCGCGCCACCGAGCAGCAAGGGCAGgtgcagcagcaggaggaggaggtggtggacgGCAACGTGCTCCCCTACTGCAGCATCGAcggcaagaagaagaagaccatCGGGGAGATGGAGCAGGAGTTCCTACGAGCCCTGCAGGTACGTAGCACCGATTCATGTTCTTCATGCTTCAATCGATTACTCCGCTCTTCTCCTCAACATGTAGTCTTCTTGTGCAGTCCTTCTACTACGACCAGAAGGCCATCATGTCCAACGAGGAGTTCGACAACCTCAAGGAGGAGCTCATGTGGGAAGGCAGCAGCGTCGTCATGCTAAGTACGAGCTTACTGAATCACCCTACCAAACAGAATTTCCAACTATGGTTTGATTCAAACCTCTGTTCTTTTTCCTGGGTGTTTTCAGGCGCCGATGAGCAGAGGCTCCTGGAAGCCTCCATGGCCTACATCGCCGGCAACCCCATCATGTCCGACGCCGAATTCGACGAGCTCAAGCTCAGACTCAAGGTACTACCTGCAGCTTGGGCTCTGCTTCCGTAGCATTCCTATCGCTAGAGCAAACTAACAAAGGACATGCTACTGATAATGCACTTACAGATAGATGTTTAAACATAGACACTCTGGTCACTAGGATATTAGTATGCTCTAAGTAACACAAATATTTCTATAATCATTTTCGTAACTGGCCTTTCTTTTCTGCCTGCTACCTTTGCTAGCAAGATGGAAGCGACATCGTGACGGAAGGCCCTAGGTGCAGTCTACGGAGTCGGAAGGTAACTGATGATAAAAAAAAGTCATACAGCAGTGATACTCACAGCTGCTGTAACATTTTCATTCTGTTATCTGTTCACATTGATTCAAATTCAAGCAAGTCACTTGGGTTTGTATGGATGGATACTGCAACCCCCCATTGCATCTGCAGTATGCCTGAAATTAGTCAACAGACGCACCTTATATCGTGCGAAAAGCTCTGAAATTAAACTGCCAAAAATGCTGCTGCAACTTTTCATCGATTTCGTGATTCGTATTTGGTAAAATGTAAGTGCCGGCCCCTTTTTTTGCTCTACTCTGACCATCTACAAAACGTGGCACAGGTTTACAGCGATCTGACGGTTGACTACTTGAAGATGTTCCTGCTCAATGTTCCAGCGACTATTGTTGCTCTAGGACTGTGAGTTCATTCACATTCTTTCCTCAAAGGGTTTACTGCTAGTATACTATTCACTAAAGTTGGACTGAAACTGATTGCAACAGAGGCTTCTTCTGTCACTTTAAGCAGGGATACTGGCTGAGTTATGCTAATCATAGCTAACGTTGATTTTTCAAATTTACATTTAGGTTCTTTTTCATCGATGAGCTGACTGGCTTTGAGGTCAATGTATTCCAGGTTAGTTAGTATTTACTAATTTGCATACCCTACTCAATATTGCACTCACATAAACATCCGTGACCAGATATGTGGCCCTTATTTTGCCACATCTTAGTTAATCGCTTTTTTCTTTTCTAATTGACTTTGGATTTTTCGTGAACAATGAAGTTTCCGGAGCCCTTCGGATTCATATTCACATATTTTGCCGCTTTGCCTCTGATATTGGTTACGGCGCAAGTGGTAACCAAGGCCATAATAAATGATGTCTTAATCCTGAAGGTTTGTTATTCCCCCCTTTCCCAATGCATACTTTGATGTATATATTCAGGTTGAGAGAAAACTCATGGTTTTTCTTCCCATCTAGGGGCCGTGTCCGAACTGCGGCACTGAAAATCTTTCCTTCTACGGGACGATACTGTCGATCGAGAGTGGTGGAGCAACGAACAATGTGAAGTGCGCAAAGTATGTTCCTTTAACTATCACGCTCCATGTTACCCATATCAGAGTTCTGAAGTACGACATATTGGTTTCTAGCAACTATTAACATTACCGCGATGTTTTCTTTCTTCCCAGTTGCAAAACGGTGATGGTATACGACTCAAAAACTCGGTTGATCACACTTCCAGATTCATGAACAGGATAATTGAAGGTACGGGTCACTGTAACAGTTCTGTGGTAGCATATCTTGTTGCTTCCGGTGATTGACAGATGGGTATCACTTTTACTCCCGTGCAATTTGCTCTGCATTTCTACAAGGTTCATTATGGAAGAGGAAAAATAGAACATGATTTCTTTTGTTTATATTCATGTCATATCAATCATAAGTGATGCAGATACATATGAACTTATATTGTTACTTTTATGCAACTTTGATGCAAACAGTGGCACGTCTTCATTAACAGGTAGgagcaccgagatgcagaattgGTCATTCATGTTTGGTAATCAAGTGAGCAAATGGAATTGCCAAGTCTGCAAGGAACTGCTTGCTGCTTCTATGTTCTAGTATGATTTTCTGTAGATATGTATTTGCAATTGTACCTGATTCAGACGGATTAAATTGCAGAATGTATAGAAAATCTAGATGGTTGTGAGCCTATGACATTAAACCGAAGCTTATACGTAGTCTTGGCCAATTGTCATGCGCCACGAATAAAAGGGGGAAAAGAGAAAGATGTGCTTGCAAGGGCCATTACATTTGGCAACTGGACCATGGGACCATGGCTTGTTTTGGTTTTTGTCTAACGAGCTTGTGTCGAATCACACTGTTGTGGCTCATTGCGCAAGTGACAACTTTTCCTCTAATTTTTGGGCCATTGTGCAAGGGATAGCTTTCTTATCCCTGTATATACCTTCCACTAAAAATATATCTGCCTTCCGTTTTGTGAAATCACATTTGCATGAACTGAAGGTGTCCCTGTATAAGAATCGAAGAAGAAAGCTGGCTTGTTACTTGGTTTATGTTGGGAATTAGCACAAAAATACACTTGTGATGAACTGAATACTACACACAAGTAATATCAGCACCACTCCATGTACTAACTAAAGGATCGTTGCTTAGCACGGAAGTTAACGTATGCAACAACATATATGGAGGCAAAATATGTTACTTAGCACACAAGACGCTCCTCAGACTATGTCTGATGGTAGGAATGACTTTTGGACAGCAGCAAGCATCAATCACAGAGGCACCAGATTTACGTGGaagacccccccccccttcccccCAACTTGAGGGGGAAAACCATGGGCCGAAGCTACCCAAATCCTCTTCTACTATTATCAAATGTGGGATACAACAAATTATTCTGTAGATAGCACTAGAGGAGCTCATACATCAAGATTTCTGAAGCTTGGACGAAAAAGATTTTGGGCTCAAGAGCTACGGATTGGAATAAACTCACCTAAGATAGTGGAACCACAGCTCGAAGGAGACAAGGTAGTGGATCTAGATCATCACAACCTTGGGGAGGAGCTTTGTTTACTTTTTTCATTACtcttcctctccaccctttctcTTTTAGTTTTCTCTCTTCTTCTCCAATGGAGGCTGAACTGATTTTCGTCACACTTGGTGGTGGTTGTTGGATTGAGGGTAAAGCATCCGCATCCTCTCAGGTACAAAGTCCAAAATGACCCTAGGTCATAACCTAAATGGGTAGTGAGTTTTTGCACATCTTTGGGCTGCCTAAAAGGCTTTAAATGGTCATATCCTCACAACCCACATCAGGAGGATATCCCAACAAATCTCCCCCTCCGACTCATGAGGGGGGCACCGCCATGTCTGCTACCTCGCAACTTGTAGCTTCTCATTTGGTAATATCTTGGTCATCGTATCCAAACCATTGTCGTCGGTATGGATCTTCTCAAGTTGAAGCAACTTGGAACTCACAAAATCTCAAATCCAATGTTACCTCACATCAATGTGCTTGGTTCGAGAGTGATAGCTTAAATTATTGGCAAGGTGAATAGCACTTTGACTACCGCAAAACAAAACATACTTCTCTTGCTTCATGTCGAGCTCTTGCAAGAAGTTCTTCCTCTACAAAACTTCCTTGCCAGCATCAACTGCTGCTATATACTCAGCTTCTGTAGTTGATGTAGAAACACATTTCTACAATCCATATTGCCATGACACTGCCCCCCTACATAAGTCATCAGGTACCTAGATGTGGACTTCCTATGATCCTTTTCACCAGCATAATCTGCATCTACATAGCCCTGCAATACATGATCACATCTTCCAAAACATAAACAAGATGTAGAAGTTCCCTTTGAATACCCAAGATTCCACTTCACTGCTTCCTAGTGAGCTTTACCTTGATTTGTCATGAACCGTCTAACAACTCCTACTGCATAGGCAATATCAGGCCTATTGCATACCATGGCATACATTAAACTTCCCACAACATATTGGTATGGTACTTTTCtcatttcttctttcttcttttttcttgtAGGACATTTTTCGAATTTAGTTTGTGATGGCCTGCAAGCGAGAGATAACAGATTTTGTATCTTTC
This genomic window contains:
- the LOC109772585 gene encoding PGR5-like protein 1A, chloroplastic, which gives rise to MAAEVVALSPASRLPSLSSRPAASSSSRAHRAARSARSPPALAVTTFALGRRRQALLLLRPRATEQQGQVQQQEEEVVDGNVLPYCSIDGKKKKTIGEMEQEFLRALQSFYYDQKAIMSNEEFDNLKEELMWEGSSVVMLSADEQRLLEASMAYIAGNPIMSDAEFDELKLRLKQDGSDIVTEGPRCSLRSRKVYSDLTVDYLKMFLLNVPATIVALGLFFFIDELTGFEVNVFQFPEPFGFIFTYFAALPLILVTAQVVTKAIINDVLILKGPCPNCGTENLSFYGTILSIESGGATNNVKCANCKTVMVYDSKTRLITLPDS